Part of the Hippoglossus stenolepis isolate QCI-W04-F060 chromosome 4, HSTE1.2, whole genome shotgun sequence genome is shown below.
CACTGTGGaaagaagagtaaaaaaacTGGCATTAAGAGCATTTAGTTTTAAGTAAGTGTAGAGTGAAAGAAAACTGCATGTGAAAAACGTTAAAAACCAAAATATTGGTAGATGATTCCATTGAAACCATCACGACCACTGTGCTACACAGGTAATGCATTGATGTAAAACTCTGCATGTTGTAGCAGATTTACTGTATGATTCACACTCACAGCATGAGTGTGAATCATATTTACCTACATCATCTATGTAATGATATAGACAATTATTAAAGACAGCAAACATGCACCCAAACAGCTCATTCTtatatcatttgtatttttaagttAACTTGCACCACCTGCAGGCTGCATGAATTTTGAAATATATCTGATACATAAGCTTAAAGAAAGATCCAGATTTCTTCTGCAGTATAGGGTATATATACGTTTAAAGAGTGGTCCTGCTTGGATTAACCTTTTTCTGATGAATCTAGGAGGGGACAGTGACCTGAATGCAGAGGAACCTCAAGACTTGCGACCGCTCCACCTGTCCCACGGTCTGCACGAGTGTAAGGAGTGTGACCAGGTCTTCCCTGATGCTCAGACGTGAGTGAGCAGCTGACGCGctcaaataatttattaattttgagAGAAATTTTGCAACTTTCATTTCCAGATGCATGCGGAGAGCTGATAGGAAAGAAACTTCTCCATATACTGATAAATCCATATTTTCTGTCCCTTGCAGCCTTGAGGGCCACATTCTGTCCCACTCTGATGAGAGGGAGTATAAGTGTGACCAGTGCCCCAAGGCCTTCAACTGGAAATCAAACCTGATCCGACATCAGATGTCACATGACAGTGGCAAGCACTACGAATGTGAAAACTGCTCAAAGGTAAAGTGATGACTTTTGAAGGGGCTAcgtttttgtgtatttgtctacAGGTCTGTTTAGTTTGTATAGTAGGTGTGAATTATTTCTTAACGCTTTAAGAAGCAGATAATAACTCCGCCCGATGTCTGTGTGGTTCCTTCCCTCAGCAGGTGTTCACAGACCCCAGTAACCTGCAGAGGCACATCCGCTCGCAGCACGTCGGGGCTCGGGCCCACGCCTGCTCTGACTGTGGCAAGACGTTCGCTACGTCTTCTGGCCTCAAGCAGCATAAGCACATCCACAGCAGTGTCAAGCCCTTCATGTGTAAGTCACTAAGACCCTACCTATGTAAGTCTCCTCAGTAcgttataacaataataataacaatgactGCTTGTGACGTGCCTTTAATAGAAcacaatgttatatttttttgcaaaacTATATTGTCTATCCTTCCTCAGCTGACGTGTTGGTCATGTAATGCTCTGCAGGGATTACACGTGGTCGATAGAGTAGCTGTGTTTAGAGTGGCAGCACCATTTCTTTAGAGTCAAGAGTCACCCAGTTACATCTGCATCagcactctcacacactgctgctatGGGGATGGCagcatttaaacatttgaatcaATCCCATTTGGTTTAACCTCACAGTGACCCAGCTTGACTGGCTGTTAATGCTgcagctaacacacacacacacacacacacacacacacacacacacacacacacacacacacacacacacacacacacacacacacacacacacacacacacacacacacacacacacaatcctcaGCTAACTCCTGCAAGACCCAAACACATTTTGACCTTTCACACTTTCAACACCTCAGACCACCGATCTCATCTCCTTCCCCTAAAGCATTATGACCTTCACCCTTTGCCCCTTTCGTTCTCTCCTTCCCCGACActacacaccagcacacacacatgcaagctcacacacaaaatacacgcactctccaaacacacacgtacacacacacacatgtgtatgCATAGGTCGTAGTGACTGCATCTCCGCTGCAGACCTCTGACTCTCCTCTCCCGTTCCGCCACATCCACCATTCCTCACAAATAGCAACCACATGTACGGCCCTCTTCCCTGTGCTCCCTCTGAATAGGAGTCCATTTGCTGTAATCAGCAGAAAATATGCAGGTTCGAAAACAGCTAATGTGCTGTGTAAAAAAATAGAGACTACGACATGCCGGCTGCCTGGGAgaaaccatgtgtgtgtctgagatgtttgtttgtgcgaGTGCTCTTTAAGGGCACGAATGTGTGTACGTATGTTTTGAGACAGTATTACACTGTATGCATGCGTCATTCTGTTTGCATGTTAGTCTGCACggtgtgtttaatttgtgtgtgtgtgtgtgtgagtgtgtatctcAGAACTTTCACCATTATAGAGGAGCTCCTGCTGGGTTATTAATTCAGACACTCAGCTAGCCGCTACATAGCCACCACTCCACTCCCAGGAATGTGTTTATAATATTTTCTTACAGTTTATTAACAGCTGATGAATGCACATGTGTCGTGAGTCAGGTCTCACACTCAGTGTGTTATGCAGTTGCGTTGTTGGTCTGTAAATGTCACAAGTACATGATTTATGGTGCAGGGCctttttttcttgcagtttTTCCCTTCCCATTtggctgtacacacacacagagagagagagagagagagagagagagagagagagagagagaggatatgGAGAGATGGATACAGCTACAccctgcaacacacacttttaattattatttgtattccGTTAGAATCATTATTTGTGTTGCCAAACTGTGATACAGTTTTTCAAAACCTAACTTGCCTAAGTTGCTTTAATCAGTGTAAAAGTATTAATATAATTCCTTCATCTGCTTTGCAAGACAGAAACTTCCTGagaagaaaatcaaaagaatccaccaaaaaagaaaagaaataagatGACATTAACTCCTGGCCCAAACTATCCTGTTTAGCTTTTCTCTGGGGTGTTTTATGTAAATCTGTTTCCACAATACTTTTCCCCTGCTCTTCCTGTCGATCTCCTTAAATTGCCTCTTGTGCACCTTGAGATTGGAAGGCATCCAAAGTATGCAGAGGTGTAATCACAGTGTGAGCCTAACCACTTCCTTATCCTCATACTGAAGATCTAATAACATTGTGAAGCAAAATCAATCATCCAGAGCGGCTTCTTGCTGCTTCATGAAATAGTAGGTTTACGTCTATTTGAAATGTCTCATGTAGAGTTTCTGATCTGTAAAACATCCTATATTATAGAAGGGGGGCAAACAAAGACCCGTGGCCTTTTTCATTAACTATATTCTTGGCTTTTACAAGAGAAGCAATAGGAAAGGGCATGTGAAAACAATACTTGTGCAGATACCAGTGCTTCGCTATCACCCCTCTTTGTAAATTGAAACAAATCCTCATTTGGTTGTAGATCATTTTGACAGATTAATAATGGCGACAGATAACTTGAGGCCGGGTATTGTCACTGTACGTCTTCCAGGGTCAGACTGACATAGTGACGGAATACAGGGGTGGACTGTGGGAAGGTCACTTAGCTCAGGACAACAGGGACCTAGCTATGGGGACAAGGTGAGGGGGCTGAGGGGGTGACAGGAGTGGCCCGGagggggaagagggaagaggggcaGTAGAGGACGTGAGACCTGTCCCTGGGAACCGGACTGCAGGATAGGATTCATTCAACTCCGCTTCCTTCACAAACTTAAAATAGAGCCATTGTACTTCATGCGGCCGAgaatgtgtgcgagtgtgtgtgtatctgtttgtctgcatgcctgtgtgtgtgattcagtttctctgtgttATGTGAATATTTTGTGAATGTGCCTGcttatgtgtgtgattgtttacTGACTCCCTGGGAGCGTCCCTGGGAGGACAATGGGCCTGGAGATGCCTGGGAATTCAGTTTGATGTGCAGGTGATGAGTGGCAGCAACTGACTCACACCATCAACCAAACAGATTCACTTACAATGCCAGGATCTGGACACACCTCTCCTCCTTATTGTGCTGGAAATCCATTGTCAGAGTATTGATGGGAACACAGGAATATCATTCATACTCTATTTCCTCTGCCTCAGCTTCAACCAGCCTGAATCATGTTAACAAGAGATGTCATATCATGTGATGTTATTGtgcttttgtgtctgttttttgttgcaTACCAATACGTTCTATGTCTGTCTCCGTGTCCCTGCAGGCGAGGTATGCCACAAGTCCTACACCCAGTTCTCTAACCTGTGCCGCCACAAACGCATGCATGCTGACTGTCGCACACAAATCAAGTGCAAGGACTGTGGGCAGATGttcagcaccacatcctccctCAACAAGCATCGGCGCTTCTGTGAAGGAAAGAACCATTTCACTGCAGGGGGATTGTTTGCCCAGGGTATGTCACTCCCTGGCGCCCCTGGCTTGGACAAATCAGCTCTGGCGATGGGCCATGGCGGTGTTGGATTGGCTGATTACTTCGGGGCCAGTCGTCACCTTACCTTCCCTGCTGCCCCAGCATTTCCTTTTAGCTTCCCCGGTCTCTTCCCCTCTGGACTCTACCACCGGCCACAGCTCATTCCTGCCACCACCTCTTCTATCAGGCAACCAACACATGCATCTATTGTCGGGCCTGGTGTAGAGCTAAGTAAGAGTCCACTGCTGCCTCCGAGCCCTGGCTGTCAGGAGTCCCGAGAGCTCCTCAAAGCTCTCCGTAAGGATGGCGGTTCACCTGGCAGTCAGATGACGGCCTCAGAGCTCCATACTCAGAGCTCATCCTCCACAAAGCAGCGAATCAAACAGAGTGACCAGTCCGAGAGCAGCGACCTGGACGATGTCAGCACGCCCAGCGGAAGTGATCTGGAGAGCACATCAGGCTCCGAGCTGGAGAGTGACATGGACAGTGACAGGGAGAGGGGGGCTGCTCGAGAAAATGGAAAAGGCCCCAAAAGGAAGGCCAGTGAGGGAGGCCCCCAGAGCCCCAGCCTGACAGGCAGCAGTGCTGCCAAAGACTTTGCAGGCCCTTCCCTCATCCCACCCTCGCTGGACGAGCACACAGCTGTAACTGGGGCTGTGAATGACTCTATTAAGGCCATTGCCTCAATTGCTGAGAAGTACTTTGGCTCCACAGGGCTGGTTGGCCTGCAGGACAAGAAGGTTGGGACTCTGCCCTACCCCTCCATGTTCCCTCTGCCTTTCTTCCCagctttctctcctccagtttaCCCTTTCCCAGACAGGGACCTCAGACCTCCAGCCCTAAAGGTCGAGCCCCAGTCTCCGGCAGATGAAGGCAAGAAGGCCCAGAGCAAATCTTCATCCGAGTCACCATTTGACCTTACTACcaagagaaaggaggaaaagtCAGCTCCATTCGCTCCCTCCAAACCAGAGGCCTCCAACTCTCGTGGTCAGGATCAGCCGCTGGACCTGAGTCTGGGGAGCAGGGGCCGCGGACGGAATccaagagaggaggagacaaagaagAGCCTCGGTTATAAAGAAGAGAAGGGAGCGGTGGAGATCCCAAAGGCAGACACCTCCTTACAGCATGCCAGGCCCACCCCATTCTTCATGGACCCCATCTACAGGTATTGTTATTCCCAGTAGCTTAATGTAAACTCCACAACAAACTACTGTTAACCATTTGTGCTATGAAAAAGCATGAAAAAGATAACATACTTTAAATGGTGTCATTTACTATCATATAATTGCCAACTGTAATATTTTGAACTACTGAATGTAAGTGTACATTGTGTATTTGCTGCTGTGCTTGCGATAATAACTGATAGAAATCTACTATTAGCAGGGTTGAGAAGAGGAGAATGAGCGATCCGTTTGAGACTCTGAAAGACAAGTACATGCGGCCAGCACCTGGCTTCCTCTTCCATCCACAGGTACGTTCTGATTGTAACATTGATTAAACAGACAGCAACAGACCTTATTTCAATGGGTATTTCTTGGTAAGTCGTGCCCATTCCAGTTCACAGTGGCTGTAAATTGATGATTTGTGTCATCTCACCTTGGCGACATCACTGTTATGACTGTTAGCTTTCTATAGCTGCAGATGTAACAACAGCCTGACAGTAAATCAGTCAATATATATTATCATTCTGTGGGTTTTATGGTCGTCCCGGACTGACCAAACTGGATTAATGAGTATTAGTATGTGGCTCCAGCCGTATCCAAGCTACTGCCTGCTAAGCCCATTGTTGGCTATCTGA
Proteins encoded:
- the mecom gene encoding histone-lysine N-methyltransferase MECOM isoform X2, whose amino-acid sequence is MRSKGRARKLATSDGDDEFALYSSDLLDDVCGSDGDPTPSSALVEDPVSPLLSDDESSPQDPLSFQHPSFLCQEDLTIPLDFELRESVVPGGGLGIWSRRKVNVGERLGPYEGEHTPCLRDPTQGWEILDGSGHVKFCVDASKPDIGSWLKHIQFAPVATQHNLTACQIDDQIFYKVTREIFPGEELLLFMKAEEYSCDTMAPDIHEERQYRCEDCDQLFESRNQLLDHQKQPCGMPPSSFLNPGGDSDLNAEEPQDLRPLHLSHGLHECKECDQVFPDAQTLEGHILSHSDEREYKCDQCPKAFNWKSNLIRHQMSHDSGKHYECENCSKQVFTDPSNLQRHIRSQHVGARAHACSDCGKTFATSSGLKQHKHIHSSVKPFMCKSLRPYLCEVCHKSYTQFSNLCRHKRMHADCRTQIKCKDCGQMFSTTSSLNKHRRFCEGKNHFTAGGLFAQGMSLPGAPGLDKSALAMGHGGVGLADYFGASRHLTFPAAPAFPFSFPGLFPSGLYHRPQLIPATTSSIRQPTHASIVGPGVELSKSPLLPPSPGCQESRELLKALRKDGGSPGSQMTASELHTQSSSSTKQRIKQSDQSESSDLDDVSTPSGSDLESTSGSELESDMDSDRERGAARENGKGPKRKASEGGPQSPSLTGSSAAKDFAGPSLIPPSLDEHTAVTGAVNDSIKAIASIAEKYFGSTGLVGLQDKKVGTLPYPSMFPLPFFPAFSPPVYPFPDRDLRPPALKVEPQSPADEGKKAQSKSSSESPFDLTTKRKEEKSAPFAPSKPEASNSRGQDQPLDLSLGSRGRGRNPREEETKKSLGYKEEKGAVEIPKADTSLQHARPTPFFMDPIYRVEKRRMSDPFETLKDKYMRPAPGFLFHPQFRLPDQRTWMSAIENMAEKLETFGSLKPESGDLLRSVPSMFDFRAPPSALPETLLRKGKERYTCRYCGKIFPRSANLTRHLRTHTGEQPYRCKYCDRSFSISSNLQRHIRNIHNKEKPFKCHLCDRCFGQQTNLDRHLKKHENGNLSGTAMSSPQSELDSSSAILDDKEDSYFNEIRNFISNTGQNQTSPDPSEEGLNGGQFEEEKPLMASHGSRDLEDEEAEELGADEEEGDEPSNASGKPEGEVLPSNLSDDVTQEEMDFTGPNDLNLNCKTSPRGYEDEEEQSSYSALDHIRHFSDMRKLEESEVSDGDGDEDDGSFGSPSLTEAVKQPLFRKSKSQAYAMMLSLAEKDSLHPATHTPATMWHSLARAAAESSAIQSLSHV
- the mecom gene encoding MDS1 and EVI1 complex locus protein EVI1-A isoform X8, translated to MKAEEYSCDTMAPDIHEERQYRCEDCDQLFESRNQLLDHQKQPCGMPPSSFLNPGGDSDLNAEEPQDLRPLHLSHGLHECKECDQVFPDAQTLEGHILSHSDEREYKCDQCPKAFNWKSNLIRHQMSHDSGKHYECENCSKQVFTDPSNLQRHIRSQHVGARAHACSDCGKTFATSSGLKQHKHIHSSVKPFMCKSLRPYLCEVCHKSYTQFSNLCRHKRMHADCRTQIKCKDCGQMFSTTSSLNKHRRFCEGKNHFTAGGLFAQGMSLPGAPGLDKSALAMGHGGVGLADYFGASRHLTFPAAPAFPFSFPGLFPSGLYHRPQLIPATTSSIRQPTHASIVGPGVELSKSPLLPPSPGCQESRELLKALRKDGGSPGSQMTASELHTQSSSSTKQRIKQSDQSESSDLDDVSTPSGSDLESTSGSELESDMDSDRERGAARENGKGPKRKASEGGPQSPSLTGSSAAKDFAGPSLIPPSLDEHTAVTGAVNDSIKAIASIAEKYFGSTGLVGLQDKKVGTLPYPSMFPLPFFPAFSPPVYPFPDRDLRPPALKVEPQSPADEGKKAQSKSSSESPFDLTTKRKEEKSAPFAPSKPEASNSRGQDQPLDLSLGSRGRGRNPREEETKKSLGYKEEKGAVEIPKADTSLQHARPTPFFMDPIYSRVEKRRMSDPFETLKDKYMRPAPGFLFHPQFRLPDQRTWMSAIENMAEKLETFGSLKPESGDLLRSVPSMFDFRAPPSALPETLLRKGKERYTCRYCGKIFPRSANLTRHLRTHTGEQPYRCKYCDRSFSISSNLQRHIRNIHNKEKPFKCHLCDRCFGQQTNLDRHLKKHENGNLSGTAMSSPQSELDSSSAILDDKEDSYFNEIRNFISNTGQNQTSPDPSEEGLNGGQFEEEKPLMASHGSRDLEDEEAEELGADEEEGDEPSNASGKPEGEVLPSNLSDDVTQEEMDFTGPNDLNLNCKTSPRGYEDEEEQSSYSALDHIRHFSDMRKLEESEVSDGDGDEDDGSFGSPSLTEAVKQPLFRKSKSQAYAMMLSLAEKDSLHPATHTPATMWHSLARAAAESSAIQSLSHV